From one Mytilus edulis chromosome 1, xbMytEdul2.2, whole genome shotgun sequence genomic stretch:
- the LOC139504973 gene encoding uncharacterized protein gives MSSYLHQSDDDVLDSIERDMTCTYKQLGDIILCGDLNARSGSEPDFIQNDVYDTHLPIYNDYDCDTIQDVRHSYDSKVDVRGRQLLDLCISTKMRILNGRVLGDLYGKFTCHKPTGSSVVDYVIVSEALLPKILSFKISDFIPNFSDCHCKLSFGILATYSSHLSINKFKMNAFPGGYKWTKSSTSQFQDALCHPVCKSLLNNFMNHEYANEDSERAVPDFLNIINVAATKANIFRHKSSKKRKPNCKWFDSDLGVKRKILVSKGELLSKFPYDPIVRGSYYKCYREYNKLRKYKMRTFKQSILNSLDNLRDSDPKQYWKLINSLKESTDDSKGKSVEPEVWFNHFSDLNKSPSISETRIKEINSKIENMEKNKTFCELDYRFSTKEIFESISKLKSGKASGLDGIPNEMLKAGSLVLNPLIQKLFNHVFSSGIYPMQWSSVYLSAVFKSGDPSKPDNYRRIAINSCVGKLFNSVLNNRLDKFLVKESVINPCQIGFSKKCRPSDHVFVLKTIIDKYISKKGGKLFACFVDFKQAFDKVIHEGIRYKLLTNNITGKFYSIIKDMYNKSDLCVKIENEMTPCFKSFIGVRQGDVLSPNIFKIFINDLPDKFLSCPDPVNINNHRVDCLMYADDVVIFSETQEGLQKRINMLHEYCLEWCFDVNLKKTKSIIFNKPGKFLKCCLHFGGKEIESAKLYRYLGITFTPSGIFKQCKDELYNKSLKACFKLQRCLSSSNPSIATFLHLYDHTIKPILLYGSEIWGMFRTDSAACKKDNDYILEKVFGQDSSEKAHTKFMKYILGVNRKSSNIAVMSELGRFPMYFTIILSMLKYCHRLEQLKEGLLFDAFICCKQLHSSNVNTWYSSIDYIQREIELPNFDQSIGSLCQYVKNKLCKSYFTFWNKLKYQTINSQKGKLGTYFSIKNCFKKEKYLELKDFKKRQSICKLRISAHSLKIETDRYSKKHIERSQRLCSNCSLSKVEDELHFLLECPLYDIQRDDFFKDISNNCCNFTNLNQSSKFVWLLTQENVTLMEKLGCYICDCFELRRSGMNTDTKSSK, from the exons ATGTCAAGTTATTTACATCAGTCTGATGATGATGTATTAGATAGTATTGAAAGGGATATGACATGCACTTATAAACAGTTAGGAGATATTATATTATGTGGTGATTTGAATGCTCGGTCAGGATCAGAGCCAGACTTTATACAAAATGATGTTTATGATACTCATTTACCTATATATAATGATTATGATTGTGATACTATTCAAGATGTAAGACATAGTTATGATAGTAAGGTTGATGTTAGAGGTAGACAGTTATTAGATTTATGTATATCTACAAAAATGAGAATTTTAAATGGAAGAGTATTGGGAGATTTGTATGGTAAATTTACATGCCATAAACCCACAGGATCTAGTGTTGTAGATTATGTTATTGTTTCAGAGGCACTTTTACCTAAAattttatctttcaaaatatCAGATTTCATCCCAAATTTTTCAGATTGTCATTGTAAGTTGTCTTTTGGAATTTTAGCAACTTATTCTTCACATTTAtctattaataaatttaaaatgaatgcaTTTCCAGGTGGTTATAAGTGGACAAAATCATCAACAAGTCAATTTCAAGATGCACTTTGCCACCCTGTTTGCAAATctcttttaaataatttcatgaaTCATGAATATGCCAATGAAGATTCAGAGAGAGCAGTTCctgattttttaaacataataaatgttGCTGCTACAAAGGCAAATATTTTTCGCCATAAATCATCTAAAAAAAGAAAACCTAATTGTAAATGGTTTGATTCTGATTTAGGTGTAAAGAGGAAAATTCTAGTATCTAAAGGAGAATTATTGTCAAAATTTCCGTATGATCCTATTGTCAGAGGTTCATATTATAAATGCTACAGAGAGTATAATAAATTGCGTAAATATAAAATGCGCACATTTAAACAGTCCATCCTGAATAGCCTTGACAATTTAAGAGATTCTGATCCAAAACAATACTGGAAACTTATTAATTCTTTAAAGGAGTCTACAGATGATAGTAAAGGAAAGTCAGTAGAACCAGAAGTCTGGTTTAATCATTTTTCAGATTTGAATAAATCTCCTTCAATTAGTGAGACAagaattaaagaaattaactctaaaatagaaaatatggaaaaaaataaaactttttgtgAATTAGATTACAGATTCTCtactaaagaaatatttgaaTCAATATCTAAACTCAAAAGTGGTAAAGCCTCAG GTCTGGATGGTATACCTAACGAGATGCTAAAGGCAGGAAGTTTAGTTCTAAATCCTTTAATTCAGAAACTGTTTAATCATGTTTTTTCATCTGGTATTTATCCAATGCAATGGTCATCAGTCTATTTATCTGCTGTTTTTAAGTCTGGTGATCCAAGTAAACCAGATAATTATCGTCGCATTGCCATTAACTCTTGTGTTGGTAAATTGTTTAACTCTGTTTTGAATAACAGACTAGATAAATTTTTGGTAAAAGAATCAGTGATTAATCCATGTCAAAttggattttcaaaaaaatgtagaCCATCTgatcatgtttttgttttaaaaaccattatcgataaatatataagtaaaaagGGGGGTAAACTATTTGCctgttttgtagattttaaacAGGCTTTTGATAAAGTGATCCATGAGGGTATCAGATATAAGCttttaacaaacaatattacTGGAAAGTTTTATTCTATCattaaagatatgtataataaaagtGACCTCTgtgttaaaattgaaaatgaaatgactccatgttttaaatcatttatagGGGTTAGACAAGGTGATGTTTTAAgcccaaatatttttaaaatatttatcaatgatcTACCTGACAAGTTTTTATCTTGTCCTGATCCAGTAAATATTAATAACCATAGAGTAGATTGtcttatgtatgctgatgatgtaGTAATTTTTTCAGAAACACAGGAAGGCTTGCAAAAGAGAATTAATATGTTACATGAATATTGTTTAGAATGGTGTTttgatgtaaatttaaaaaagacaaaaagtataatttttaacaagccaggaaaatttttaaaatgctgtTTACATTTTGGAGGTAAAGAGATTGAAAGTGCAAAATTATATAGATATCTTGGAATCACATTTACTCCTAGTGGTATATTTAAGCAGTGTAAAGATGAATTatacaacaaatctttaaaaGCTTGTTTTAAGCTACAGAGATGCTTGTCATCATCTAACCCTAGTATTGCCACTTTTTTACATCTTTATGATCATACAATTAAACCCATACTATTATATGGCAGTGAAATATGGGGAATGTTTAGAACGGATTCAGCTGCTTGTAAAAAAGATAATGATTATATATTGGAAAAAGTCTTTGGTCAGGATTCTTCTGAAAAAGCtcataccaaatttatgaaatatattcttggtgtaaacagaaagtcaagtAATATTGCTGTAATGTCAGAGCTTGGTAGATTTCCTatgtattttactataattttatcaatgttaaaatattgtcatagacTGGAACAGTTGAAAGAAGGATTACTATTTGATGcatttatatgttgtaaacaGTTACATAGCTCTAATGTAAATACATGGTATTCTAGTATAGATTATATTCAGAGAGAGATTGAATTaccaaattttgaccaatcaattggttctttatgtcagtatgttaaaaataaactatgtaaaagttatttCACATTTTGGAATAAACTTAAGTATCAAACAATTAACTCCCAAAAAGGGAAGCTTGgtacttatttttctataaaaaattgttttaaaaaagaaaaatatttagaattgaaggacttcaaaaaaagacagtcaatttgtaaattaagaataagtgcTCACTCTTTAAAAATTGAGACAGACAGATATTCAAAAAAGCATATAGAAAGATCTCAGCGTCTTTGTTCTAATTGCTCACTTAgtaaagttgaagatgagcttcatttcttattagaatgccctctttatgatattcaaagggacgatttttttaaagacatttctaacaattgttgtaattttacaaatttaaatcaaTCTTCTAAATTTGTATGgctcttgacccaagaaaatgttactcttatggaaaaactgggctgttatatttgtgactgttttgaattaaggagatcaggtatgaacactgacactaagtcaagtaaataa